In Elusimicrobiales bacterium, the genomic window GCGCGCGCCGCTTGCGCCGATGGGATGGCCCAGCGCTATCGCGCCGCCGTTGACGTTTACGATATCGCCGTTAAAGCCCAGCTCCTTTGCGACCGCAAGCGACTGGGCGGCGAAAGCCTCGTTGGCCTCTATAAGGCCGACGTCGGAGAGTTTCCAGCCCGCCTTGGCCAGCGCGGCCCTGACGGCCTCCACCGGCCCTATACCCATCACCGACGGGTCCGTGCCGTGCCAGGCGTATGAGGCAATTCTGGCCAGCGGCTTGAGGTTGTTGGCTTTCACCGCTTCCTCGGAAGCCACGATAACGCAGGCCGCGCCGTCGTTGATGCCGGAGGAATTGGCAGCGGTAACCGTGCCGTCCTTTTTGAACGCGGGGCGCAGCGCGCCCAGCTTCTCCGCCGTAACGCCGGCTTTGGGAAACTCGTCTTTTTCAAAAGCCACCGGCTCGCCCTTGCGCTGCGGTATCATCACCGGGAGGATTTCATCCCTGAACTTCCCGGCGGCGATGGCCTTTTCCGCCTTGTTCTGCGAGGCGGTGGCGAAAGCATCCTGCTCCTGGCGGGTGATGCCGTATTTGGCGGCCAGATTCTCTGCGGTTATGCCCATGTGGTAATTGTTGAAAATGTCCCAGAGACCGTCGGCAATCATGCTGTCCACAAGCTCGCCGTTGCCCATTCTGTAGCCGGTGCGGGCTTTTTTAAGCAGATAGGGCGAATTGCTCATGCTCTCCGTTCCGCCGGCCAGCACAAGCTGCGCGTCGCCGCATTTGACCGACTGCGCCGCCATCGCCACCGCCCTCATGCCGGAGCCGCAGACCATGTTCACGGTAAGCGCGGTCTTTTCCTTTGGAATGCCGGCGTTCACGGCGGCCTGCCGCGCCACGTTCTGGCCTTGCCCGGCCTGAAGGATGCAGCCCATCAGCACTTCATCAACCGCGGCGGGGTCCAGCCCGTGTTTTTTAATCAGCCCGGCGACCACAGTCCTGCCCAGCTCCGCCGCCGTCACGTCGGCCAGCGCGCCGCCGAAATTTCCTATGGCGGTCCTTGCGCCGCCCGCTATGTACGCCTGTGTCATATTCCCTCCGGTAATGTGCTGGCGATTCTTCCGGCATAAAATGAGAACCGTGAATCACCATTCACTTTTTAGCAAAAAGCGCCCGGCCTGTCAACCATTTCCGGCGCGCCGGAGGGGCCCGGGCCGCGCCCGAAGGGCCGGGATATCGCCGGAGAACCCCGCGCCGGGGCTACATCAGTTTTCTGGCTTCGGCAAGGGATTCGCCTATCATGTCCGCCGCATGGGAGAGGTCTTTATCGGTATGGCGGTAGGCGATATAGCCGTGATGATACGGCTGGAGGAAAATTTTCCGCCGTATAAGCTGGGTGTAGAATTCGTTGCGCAGTTGCTTGTAGAGCTGCTTGTCGTCCTTGTCAAAGGTGATAAACGGCATCCACGGCGCGCCGCTCAGGCGGCAGGGCACGCCGGAGGCGGCCAGGATTTTTTCCGTCTTGCGGGCGAATTTTTCGCCCTTGGCGCGGATTTTGCCCAGAATGTCGTCGCGCCGCATGATTTCTATGGTTTTCAGCGCGGCCACCTGCGCCAGGCTGTTGGGAAAGAATGTGGAGCTTAAAAACACCTTCTGCTCCAGCATATTCATGATTTCGGCCTTGCCGGCGACGACGCTAAGCTCGTAGCCGTTGGCTATCGCCTTGCCGAAGACCGACAGGTCCGGGGTTACGCCGAACTCCTTCTGCGCGCCGCCGATATTGACGCGGAAGCCGGAGCGTATCTCGTCAAAAACCAGCACCGCGCCGTGTTTGCGCGCCAGTTCCCTGACGCCTTCCAGGTATCCCGGTTTGGGCATCTGCACTTCATGCGCCAGCGGATGGCCGACGGGGGTTATTATCACCGCCGCCGTGTCCGGGCCGTGGGTTTTAAGCAGGGATTCCAACCCGTCCAAATCGTTGTAATGGAATTCAAAAATATCCTCGTAGAGTTTGGGCGGCACGCCGCCTTTGACTTCAACGCACCAGTCATGCCAGCCGTGATAGCCGCAGCGCAGCACCTTGGTCCTGCCGGTAAATGCCCGCGCCACGCGCACCGCCACTGAAGTGGCGTCGGAGCCGGTTTTTACCAGCACGGCCTTCTCGCACGAGGGGATGATTTCCCTGAGTTTTCTGACCAGCTCGTTCTGGTAGGATTGCGTCAGCGACATGCAGAAACCTTTGCTTTT contains:
- a CDS encoding acetyl-CoA C-acetyltransferase translates to MTQAYIAGGARTAIGNFGGALADVTAAELGRTVVAGLIKKHGLDPAAVDEVLMGCILQAGQGQNVARQAAVNAGIPKEKTALTVNMVCGSGMRAVAMAAQSVKCGDAQLVLAGGTESMSNSPYLLKKARTGYRMGNGELVDSMIADGLWDIFNNYHMGITAENLAAKYGITRQEQDAFATASQNKAEKAIAAGKFRDEILPVMIPQRKGEPVAFEKDEFPKAGVTAEKLGALRPAFKKDGTVTAANSSGINDGAACVIVASEEAVKANNLKPLARIASYAWHGTDPSVMGIGPVEAVRAALAKAGWKLSDVGLIEANEAFAAQSLAVAKELGFNGDIVNVNGGAIALGHPIGASGARILITLLYEMRRRAVKKGLATLCIGGGMGIAMCVELA
- a CDS encoding aminotransferase class III-fold pyridoxal phosphate-dependent enzyme, with the translated sequence MTEKLNLEKTNSLYKEAWELVPGAVAGIRRPYNFVPGEYPIFFDSAKGGKVTDVDGNEYLDMLCAYGPIIIGHREREIDNAVISQIKSKGFCMSLTQSYQNELVRKLREIIPSCEKAVLVKTGSDATSVAVRVARAFTGRTKVLRCGYHGWHDWCVEVKGGVPPKLYEDIFEFHYNDLDGLESLLKTHGPDTAAVIITPVGHPLAHEVQMPKPGYLEGVRELARKHGAVLVFDEIRSGFRVNIGGAQKEFGVTPDLSVFGKAIANGYELSVVAGKAEIMNMLEQKVFLSSTFFPNSLAQVAALKTIEIMRRDDILGKIRAKGEKFARKTEKILAASGVPCRLSGAPWMPFITFDKDDKQLYKQLRNEFYTQLIRRKIFLQPYHHGYIAYRHTDKDLSHAADMIGESLAEARKLM